From a region of the Panicum virgatum strain AP13 chromosome 2K, P.virgatum_v5, whole genome shotgun sequence genome:
- the LOC120661076 gene encoding uncharacterized protein LOC120661076 produces the protein MSRGGGVGKHLQHVRWLWRAPLRALSAARDLYVRSLTGCAGQLPGDAAFGYPSFAGAPGFRTDSFASSRRSSGSGDEDLRELIRAASQRRAAEAAAAALPAAVPRSQSAAAMARIDEDGPCDFAGPLVFPRSRSCAVGAAPRGRGRVAALAA, from the coding sequence ATGAGCCGGGGCGGTGGCGTGGGCAAGCACCTCCAGCACGTGCGCTGGCTGTGGCGGGCGCCGCTTCGGGCGCTGAGCGCGGCGCGGGACCTGTACGTGCGCAGCCTCACGGGGTGCGCGGGGCAGCTCCCGGGGGACGCCGCCTTCGGCTACCCGTCCTTCGCCGGGGCGCCGGGGTTCCGCACCGACAGCTTCGCGTCGTCCCGTCGCTCCTCGGGCTCCGGGGACGAGGACCTGCGGGAGCTCATCCGCGCCGCGTCGCAGCGGAGggcggccgaggccgccgcggccgcgctcccGGCGGCCGTGCCGCGGAGCcagagcgcggcggccatggcgcggatCGACGAGGACGGCCCGTGCGACTTCGCCGGGCCCCTCGTGTTCCCCAGAAGCCGCAGCTGCGCCGTCGGGGCCGCGCCCAGGGGGAGGGGCAGGgtggccgcgctcgccgcctga